One segment of Polypterus senegalus isolate Bchr_013 chromosome 8, ASM1683550v1, whole genome shotgun sequence DNA contains the following:
- the LOC120533218 gene encoding zona pellucida sperm-binding protein 3-like codes for MWCKDKGQITVVLLLFFFCNGFTQPRFKGLKHQQPAFLQYVEPRVGAPQTVTAQCTDSEVIVTISPDLLGIQKPVQPSDLSMGGCGVTSPAGAQPFVIEAPLQGCGSTVEMLGALIVYTFTLDYNPSPIDSLPIIRTNPAVVQIECQYNRLHNVSSNALNPTWVPYTSTISAEDILGFSLVIMSSDWSGPSPSNTFFLGDLINLQASVDSTNHEPLRVFVDSCVATPGSNASAPAYTFIGNNGCFLDSQLTGSNSQFVSPRVAQSVMQFQLDAFRFYGLTTSSIFITCHLKVTLVSANVDPLNKDCSYNSALSQWSSVDGDHAVCSCCATSCANPPPFRRGSGAPKHRPRRASKVSAPVGWKETISVGPLFLEQVALSSVSQSLSGQQDEVSAGSQFHYSILGAVVGVLAVSCVAVLFLAYRKAKGSVNTKQ; via the exons ATGTGGTGTAAAGACAAGGGTCAGATAACCGTGGTGTTGTTGCTCTTTTTCTTCTGCAATGGTTTTACTCAGCCCCGTTTTAAAGGGCTAAAGCATCAGCAGCCCGCGTTCTTGCAATATGTTGAGCCGAGAGTTGGCGCTCCGCAGACCGTAACTGCTCAGTGCACCGACAGCGAGGTAATCGTCACCATCAGTCCGGACTTGCTGGGCATCCAAAAGCCGGTGCAGCCTTCTGATCTTTCCATGGGTGGATGTGGCGTCACCAGCCCGGCCGGTGCTCAGCCCTTTGTGATTGAAGCGCCTCTGCAGGGCTGCGGGAGCACCGTGGAG AtgctgggagctctcatagtgtACACCTTCACCCTTGACTACAATCCTTCTCCAATTGATAGTCTTCCCATTATAAGAACAAATCCAGCTGTGGTGCAGATTGAATGCCAATACAACAG GCTACACAATGTAAGCAGCAATGCCTTGAACCCCACTTGGGTTCCATACACCTCCACGATATCTGCTGAGGATATTCTGGGATTCTCGCTTGTTATAATGAGCA GTGACTGGAGTGGGCCGAGTCCATCCAATACCTTCTTCCTAGGAGACCTCATTAACCTTCAAGCGTCTGTGGACAGCACTAACCATGAGCCTCTCCGTGTCTTTGTGGACAGCTGTGTGGCCACTCCTGGGTCCAATGCATCTGCCCCGGCCTACACGTTCATTGGGAATAATGG GTGTTTCTTGGACAGCCAACTGACAGGCTCCAATTCCCAGTTCGTGTCCCCCAGAGTTGCCCAGTCTGTAATGCAGTTCCAGCTGGATGCCTTCAGGTTTTATGGCCTGACTACTAGTTCA ATCTTCATTACCTGCCATCTGAAGGTGACCTTGGTGTCTGCTAATGTTGATCCTTTGAATAAGGATTGTTCATACAACTCTGCACTGAGCCA GTGGAGCTCAGTGGATGGAGACCATGCTGTCTGTAGCTGCTGTGCCACAAGCTGTGCCAACCCCCCTCCCTTCAGGAGGGGCTCTGGTGCCCCTAAACACAGACCCAGGAGAGCAA GTAAAGTGAGTGCACCAGTTGGATGGAAGGAGACCATTTCTGTTGGCCCTCTTTTTCTGGAGCAGGTCGCTCTGTCTTCTGTATCCCAGTCCCTGTCTGGCCAGCAAGATGAAGTCTCTGCAG GCTCACAATTCCACTATTCCATCCTTGGTGCTGTTGTAGGTGTCCTGGCTGTCTCATGTGTGGCTGTACTATTCTTGGCCTACAGAAAAGCAAAGGGCTCTGTTAATACTAAGCAATAA